One window from the genome of Glycine soja cultivar W05 chromosome 12, ASM419377v2, whole genome shotgun sequence encodes:
- the LOC114380161 gene encoding membrane metalloprotease ARASP, chloroplastic-like, giving the protein MVVNLSPSPPLHSSSIIRLANSKSPISEPWLRLKTHFPKPLLSPSFASPSVNFTCKKQFLHGNSRNVLDFRTWSIAGFDYGNFEGPQSVLEAAAVLTAIIVVHESGHFLAASLQGIHVSKFAVGFGPILAKFNAKNVEYSIRAFPLGGFVGFPDNDPESDIPVDDENLLKNRPILDRVIVVSAGVVANIIFAFAIIFAQVLSVGLPEQEVFPGVVVPDVRAFSAASRDGLVPGDVILEVNGSEFSKPGPSAVSEVVDVIKRNPKRYVLLKIKRGEQNFDIRVTPDENFDGTGKIGVQLAPNVKIAKVRPKNLVQAVEFTGQEFWGLASNVLDGLKQTFLNFSQSASKVSGPVAIIAVGAEVARSNIDGLFQFAAILNINLAVINLLPLPALDGGTLALILIEAARGGRKLPLEVEQTIMSSGIMLVIILGLFLIVRDTLNLDFIKDLL; this is encoded by the coding sequence ATGGTCGTaaatctctctccctctccacCTTTACATTCAAGTTCCATAATCAGATTGGCAAATTCAAAGTCACCCATTTCAGAACCATGGTTGAGGCTCAAAACCCACTTCCCAAAACCGCTCCTTTCCCCTTCTTTTGCCTCCCCAAGTGTGAACTTCACTTGCAAGAAGCAATTTTTGCATGGTAACAGCAGGAACGTGTTGGATTTCAGGACTTGGTCTATTGCTGGGTTTGATTATGGGAACTTTGAGGGGCCTCAGTCTGTGCTTGAGGCTGCTGCAGTGTTGACAGCCATCATTGTTGTACATGAGAGTGGCCACTTCCTTGCTGCTTCTCTCCAAGGAATCCATGTGAGTAAGTTTGCTGTAGGGTTTGGTCCAATTTTAGCAAAGTTTAATGCCAAAAATGTTGAATATTCCATCAGGGCTTTTCCCCTTGGTGGCTTTGTGGGGTTCCCTGATAATGATCCAGAGAGTGATATTCCTGTTGATGATGAAAACCTGCTTAAGAATAGACCAATATTGGATAGGGTGATTGTGGTTTCAGCTGGTGTTGTTGCTAACATAATTTTTGCATTTGCTATTATCTTTGCACAAGTCCTGTCTGTTGGTTTGCCTGAGCAAGAGGTCTTTCCTGGGGTGGTTGTGCCGGATGTTAGAGCCTTTTCTGCTGCTTCAAGAGATGGGTTGGTTCCTGGGGATGTGATCCTTGAGGTCAATGGAAGTGAGTTTTCAAAACCAGGTCCAAGTGCGGTTTCTGAAGTTGTTGATGTTATCAAGAGGAACCCCAAGAGATATGTTTTGCTCAAGATTAAAAGGGGGGAGCAGAATTTTGATATAAGGGTCACCCCAGATGAGAATTTTGATGGAACTGGGAAAATTGGAGTTCAGCTAGCCCCTAATGTGAAGATAGCTAAGGTTAGGCCAAAAAATTTGGTGCAGGCTGTGGAGTTTACTGGGCAAGAGTTTTGGGGTCTGGCCTCTAATGTTTTAGATGGGTTAAAGCAGACTTTTTTGAACTTCTCCCAGTCAGCTAGTAAGGTTTCAGGTCCTGTAGCCATTATTGCTGTTGGTGCTGAAGTGGCACGGTCAAATATCGATGGTCTCTTCCAGTTTGCCGCGATACTCAACATTAACCTTGCGGTTATAAACCTTCTGCCTTTGCCTGCTTTAGATGGAGGCACATTGGCATTGATCCTAATTGAGGCTGCCAGGGGTGGGAGAAAGCTACCTTTGGAAGTGGAGCAAACGATCATGTCTTCTGGAATTATGCTTGTTATAATTCTGGGGTTATTCCTTATTGTTCGTGATACCCTAAACCTTGATTTTATCAAAGACTTGTTGTAA
- the LOC114378353 gene encoding uncharacterized protein LOC114378353 has protein sequence MGSKGPSWSDQWGSGGFGSDHYEEEEKMKMKKSGSSKKMADAKAVASAGMDKAKTAAVVGAQKVKSGTSAGLKWVKNQYQKRTSK, from the coding sequence ATGGGGAGCAAGGGACCAAGTTGGTCTGACCAATGGGGAAGTGGAGGGTTTGGCAGTGATCACtatgaggaggaggagaagatgaagatgaagaagagtGGGAGCAGCAAGAAGATGGCAGATGCAAAGGCTGTGGCATCAGCTGGAATGGACAAGGCCAAAACTGCAGCAGTTGTGGGTGCCCAGAAGGTGAAGAGTGGAACCTCTGCTGGCCTCAAATGGGTCAAGAATCAGTATCAGAAAAGGACTTCCAAGTGa
- the LOC114378466 gene encoding autophagy-related protein 8c isoform X1: MAKSSFKMEHPLERRQAEASRIREKYPDRIPVIVERAEKSDVPEIDKKKYLVPADLTVGQFVYVVRKRIKLSPEKAIFIFVKNILPPTAAMMSAIYEENKDEDGFLYMTYSGENTFGLVF; this comes from the exons ATGGCTAAGAGCTCATTCAAGATGGAACACCCACTTG AGAGGAGGCAGGCTGAAGCATCTCGAATAAGAGAGAAGTATCCTGACAGAATTCCA GTAATTGTTGAAAGGGCTGAGAAGAGTGATGTTCCTGAAATTGACAAGAAAAA GTATCTTGTACCCGCTGATTTGACTGTTGGTCAGTTTGTGTATGTGGTGCGGAAGAGAATCAAGCTGAGTCCTGAGAAGGCGATCTTCATTTTTGTTAAGAATATTTTACCACCAACTG CGGCAATGATGTCTGCAATTTATGAGGAAAACAAGGATGAAGATGGCTTTCTATATATGACTTACAGTGGAGAGAACACATTTGGGCTTGTGTTCTGA
- the LOC114378466 gene encoding autophagy-related protein 8B isoform X2, with amino-acid sequence MFSNLWKHFMPERRQAEASRIREKYPDRIPVIVERAEKSDVPEIDKKKYLVPADLTVGQFVYVVRKRIKLSPEKAIFIFVKNILPPTAAMMSAIYEENKDEDGFLYMTYSGENTFGLVF; translated from the exons ATGTTTTCTAATCTGTGGAAACATTTCATGCCAGAGAGGAGGCAGGCTGAAGCATCTCGAATAAGAGAGAAGTATCCTGACAGAATTCCA GTAATTGTTGAAAGGGCTGAGAAGAGTGATGTTCCTGAAATTGACAAGAAAAA GTATCTTGTACCCGCTGATTTGACTGTTGGTCAGTTTGTGTATGTGGTGCGGAAGAGAATCAAGCTGAGTCCTGAGAAGGCGATCTTCATTTTTGTTAAGAATATTTTACCACCAACTG CGGCAATGATGTCTGCAATTTATGAGGAAAACAAGGATGAAGATGGCTTTCTATATATGACTTACAGTGGAGAGAACACATTTGGGCTTGTGTTCTGA